A window of Anaerolineae bacterium genomic DNA:
AGATGACCCGCTGAAGCTCGGGCAGTCCCTCCATCCCCCGGACGATGGTCTCGAACAGCTCCATCGGCATGAGAGATATCGGGTCCTCCCAGACGTTGCGGATGCAGGTGCGGCACTGCAGGTTACAACCGGTGGTCGGCTCGATATAGAGCTTGCGCACGTCCGGCCGGCGCGGGTGCAGGATAATATCGCCGTCCCGCTCGTCCAGCCAGTATTCGCTCTGGGGCGGGATATGCCGGCGCGCCAAAAATTCCCCCGGCAGTATCAGCCGGCCTTCCTCATCGCTTCGCACAATGGGCATCGGTACTTCACCTCCCATAAAAGAAGCGGGCAGGGCGGAGTGGCTCGCCCTGCCCGCAGCGCCCGCCCTGGACGGGTTACAGTTCGCCGAAGACCGAGTCCAGCGCCTCGTCCGGCACGTCGAAGACCTGGTTGTGAGGCGGCAGTGGCTCGTACTTCATGAACTCGGGCACGCGGTCATGGGCCTTGGTGAAGCCGGCGGCCTCGTTGAAGGCCCGCTCCTTGCGCAGGATCTCCGCGCCGAGCTTCGGCACATCATCCACGGTCCACTTGGTGCCCAGGACGCCGTTGCACTCCTGGACGAAGCCTTCCATGCCGCTGGGGATGTCCAGGATGGCGAAGGCGATGAAGAGGCAGTGGCCGGAGGAGTCAATGAAGGCCGTGGTAGCCTGGAAGGCGCGGCTGAGCGCGGCTTTGCCCTCCGGGCTGAGCGGATCCGCCTTGCCGCCCACGCTCAGGATTTCCGGCGCGATGGTGTAGCCGGCGGTGTGGTCCGCGCCCATGGTGCTCGTGGCATAGGTGATGCCGATGCCCTTGACGGCGCGCGGCTCGTAGGCCGGCATGCTCTGCCCCTTGACCACCGGCACGCGGGTCACGCCCAGCACACGGCCGGCTGTGGCCGTGCCGGCGCCCAGGATGCGGCCCAGCGGCGTGCCCTTGCCCATCTCATGCACCAGCTCGATGGCCTTCTCGCCATCGCCGAAGGGGATGACGCCGGCTTCCATGGCGACTGCCAGCGTCGTGCCGGTCTCGATGGTGTCCAGGCCGTAGGCGTTGCAGAGGCGCACCATTTCGGCGATATCATCCAGGCTGTCGATCCCGCAGTTCGCGCCCAATGCCCAGTCGGACTCATATTCCACGCAGGAAGTGTGCTCGGTCCCATCCGGCTTATGCCAGGTGTTGGAGCACTGGATGATACAACCCGGACTGCAGGCATGGTTGTAGAGTTCCTTGCCCAGTCGCTGCTTATTGCCCTCGAAGATAGCCTCGCCGGCGATCTTCGGAGCGCCCTCGAAGCGGCCGCTGGCGAAGTTGCGGGTGGGCAGGCCGCCGGCCTCGTTCAT
This region includes:
- a CDS encoding aldehyde ferredoxin oxidoreductase, whose translation is MWILRINMTDRSYQLEDVPEAYKYLGGRGLTSTIVHDEVPPLCHPLGPNNKLVFAPGIVTGTTAPTSARISAGGKSPLTWGIKESNAGSAWPQDLAAMHIKAIVVEGQPKEKGKWWMAHLTWDGSKPKVEFLPADEYAGKDLYEVYPKLFERFGEKVNIAGCGVAGEFGYGNAGIVYNDMARRPSRYSGRGGLGSVMGSKGLKFIVVDRTGAPGVQYADQALFDEGRKKLIDALRTHDITKPKGGLNTYGTAVLINIMNEAGGLPTRNFASGRFEGAPKIAGEAIFEGNKQRLGKELYNHACSPGCIIQCSNTWHKPDGTEHTSCVEYESDWALGANCGIDSLDDIAEMVRLCNAYGLDTIETGTTLAVAMEAGVIPFGDGEKAIELVHEMGKGTPLGRILGAGTATAGRVLGVTRVPVVKGQSMPAYEPRAVKGIGITYATSTMGADHTAGYTIAPEILSVGGKADPLSPEGKAALSRAFQATTAFIDSSGHCLFIAFAILDIPSGMEGFVQECNGVLGTKWTVDDVPKLGAEILRKERAFNEAAGFTKAHDRVPEFMKYEPLPPHNQVFDVPDEALDSVFGEL